ATTTCCTATTCCCCTTTGCTTTGCAGCTGATCTGAGTATAAGGTCATCAATCACATCTTCAAAATCATAGGCAACATCCATTAATTCCTCTGGGGCATAACTATATTTTACCCGAGCGCCCATCAACTCCCTTTGGATCCATTGGACCTCTTCTTCAACTCCAACCAAAACTGCTGGTTCTTGAATCCGCACAACATAGAGTTTCTCTATGACCCTCGACAAGACTATCTTCGCCAAATTTCGTGTGTCATCTACCTCCGCCCAATCTATTGTGTCCCAATCTGGTGTGTCGATCATCTTCAGTGTACAGTTTCTGTGCCGCATCCCCTTTGCTTCTTCATTTCTCCCCTCTGCCATCATCCTCCACGCCTCCTCCCTTACCTTCCTTGTAGAGTATTCATGCAGCATTTTTCTATGTGAAAGGAACAGAAAAGGTTTCACACAAATCTAAACAAAAACATATCATAATAATCATCAAGAGATGCAGATTCTGCTTTTCTATCCAAACAAGAATCTAGAAATTAAACCaagggacaaaaaaaaaaactcacacaAAATGTCTAATAAAACGCTATAGGATGATGAATAAAAGGAAACAATAACTGAAATTATTGAcgcataaatatttaataatctGTCATCTTAGGAGGATCACAAAAGGAGAGATGATATTGCAGACATGATAAAATTTTCGTTGTTCTTACAAGAAGCTGTAGGCGACAAAGCCCCCCACGAAACTCAATAGCCATTTCATACTGCCAAGATGAAGCTAGCTGCGAACAGCAAAGGACTGAGGTGGAGGTGGCCTTAGTAACAAACTCACAATGGCAAGGAAATCTGGTAACTAACAAGTAAACTAAGTCTTCCCCTGATCATTTtgtctttccttctcattttacattctcattttctttctttccaaccCAATTAACACTCACCACCTTCATCATCTCTTTCTAAGAACATTCCCCCTTGACGTCTTTTCTCCTTTCCTCTCTctgtatatacatttttttctctGAAAGCCAACTTACAGTGACCACCACATGTTGACCACCCAATACCATcagtttctttctctttttctttttcactatGAGAGACAATGGACTGCTTCCACCCTTTTTCTAAGAGGAATACTGTAGGCTCTTTTGGAAAGACTTGTAACACAAGGAGTCAACGTAAATTAACAAACAAATGTCTCCAATGTggaaattttttgtttccaCTCGACTATGGTAAGGTGGGGAAATGGGTAGTGAGTTTCTTGGCCAAATTGAGAAAAATGACAAATCATGCATCTAATACATTAATCAAACTGCTAAATTCTGCTACCCTTGTCCAGGGTGACAGAGAAGCTCTCTTTTCTGCTAATTCATAACCAGCACTATTTGTTGCAGTGGCAGAACCGATTGAATGGATTGAGAGGGAATTGAGGACTTGGGCTCCTAATTATTTACAGCACTTCACAGATAAATTAGTGGAGATTGCCTATGATGTTGAGGATGTTGTAGACGACCTTATATTCGAAGTAGCAGCACAGGGAAGGTGAAATCAGATATCTTGTGGCATATCAAACTTATCAAACGACAACCAGCTCAGCCCTTGCCTAGCCTTGTGAAATCTTGAAATGTTCAGTTATACCAAAATAAGCCATGAGAAGCCAGACATGATTGAGAAGCTCTCTGCCTCGCCTGAGTTGCTTGGCATGGTAATTCCATCGACACTGGTTTGCAGCATAACATAGCATCTCCACCCACACATGACTCATCATCTCCCATTTCTTTTCACTCTCACATTGCTCCTCTGTCTCCAGGGATTGCAGGAACTTAGCTAGCCTGCAGGCATCAAATTTCGCAGACTTGTTTCTATCTCCTTTCATTTCCAAGGGTAGAATTTCAGTGCTAACTTGAAGCAACTTTTCACTAGCTTGGATTCTATCTGTTACATACTTCCTATCCTGAAAAAACTCCATGGCCTCAGCACAGCTGTCTAGGAATCTGAACTGTCCAATTCGATTGGGTAGCATGAAGGGACACATTACCAGCAGATATAGCATATAATCCAATAGCAACTTGCATGCTTCCCATTTTGAGTTCTTGacagagattgaatttttctttagatCACTATAGTAGAAGAGATCAGTTGCAATGTACCAGAGAAGGATGCTGTCATCTTATTCTACCTCAATGCTCCAACCAAATTTATTGAAACAGTCCATTTCTCCAAGTACCTGATCAGCTTGATGAGCACATAATTGCTTACATGCCTTGATGTCTGATGCACTTCTTGATTTATCTAGAAGTTGTTCAAAGATAATCTTCTGAAATCTGGGGAGACAACATTATAACTCTTGTAGTGACGCTCTCCTAGCATTTGATAAATGTGAAACAGCTTTTGAACTCCAAGGAACTTGATGGGCTTTTCTTCGAGGCAGAAACCTATTAGATTGTATTGTGCCATGGAGTCGGGCCATCTCTTCCTTGAAGAAACAGAATACAAAATTAGCAACAAGAGATGGGCCTGTAGATGAGATCTGCAACCATGGTTCTATATAGCTGATTCTAATAGACCCATAACCAACCAAAGGATAGCATAAATGATTTCTTCTTTACTTGGAACtgtaaatgaaaatgaagaaacaaatcTACTTGCAGGTTCTGCTATATAGctgattaataaaaaaatacccaTAAGCCGACTATAAACTATTGAGTATAGTTTGCAGTCTTTGTCAAACTTGAATCTGTTTCTGGGCTTTGGGTTTTGGATTGATTTGTTTAATTATGTTAGGTTAGATTTAAATGATTAATGAAAGTTCGGGGAAGATTCTGTCATTTCATTTCCCAAAACATGCTctattctttctctctcccattttctttctttcttttattttattctccCACCAGACTACCATTATCTGCTGTACCATTCATTTACCCATCATTTCCACATTTACAGTAGAGTTTTAGGGCACCAATAATTTCCTCCTTTCCCCTCCACCGCATTCTCCTTATCTACAAGATAAGATTTGCAGTTCCAAGTTTCACACATTGTGGCAGCTATATTTCTCAGTTCAATTTGTGAGAAGAAGATGGTGTTGTGGTATCGTAGAGAATCCATGGTGGAGAGCATTCTCTCAAGGGCAGCAAAGAAActctcttttcttcttattcAACAACCAGGCCTTCTAAGTGGAATTGAAGACGATGTGAATTGGATCTACTTGAAAATAACTTCTTGGGTTATGGATCATAGAGCCTTTGACCGTGGCTTCATGGAGCCTTCAAGGGACATTGCCTATGATGTAGAGGATGTCATTGACGACCTCACACTAAAACCAGCAGCACGGATGAGCAGAGGAGTCCGCAAGAAGCTGGAGAAGATCAAGGTCAAGGTCTATGATGTCAGTAGAAGACCAGTTCCTTGCACCATGATAGAAACTGAAACAGTAGAGAATCAGAACATAGCCAATACCGTTGTTTCCCCTGTTATAGAGAAAGTTACAGCTCTTTTAGCTAAGGGTTTGCTTCGATCCCAAGtaaattcaaattcatgaaTGGGTTTCTTGAAGATCTAGAATCAGTAGAGGTAGATGAAAAGGGAATGGAATGGTTGGAGGAACTCTACATTGTTTCTTGTAATGTAGTGGATGTAATTGACTTCATCAGTGGAAGGGAACAGTTTAGAAGGAGGGGAACTTTTAGGAAAGTAATCACAGGCTTTGACAAATTGAGGTTTCAACTTCGTCTAGGCGGGGAGATGGATGAGATCAATGCTAGGATCGAGGATCTTTCCAAGAGGAGGATGGAAGAGATCAATGATAGGATGATGGAGGATCTTTTGAAGAGGAGGCCAAAAGATGTCATCAGAGATGCTAGAAATGGAGAGCAAGGGATTGAGAGATGGTTCCCACACAGACAGGTACCACCTTCTTATATTATTGGCAAACCTGATATAGTCAGCTTTGATGATGATGTAAAGGAGATTGTGGCTAGATTGCTTACAGATGAAaaagatttctttattttttcagttGTGGGAATGCAAGGCATTGGCAAGACAACCTTAGCAAAGTTAGTCTACAATAATGATGCTGTTGTTGATCATTTCCCTTATCGTGCTTTTGTGTCTTGTAACTATAAGGAAGCTCTCGAGGTCATAGCTAAACAAATGGGCATTCCAAGTTCATGGAAAGAAGACAACAGAAGCAATGTAGAAAAAGCAGAAGTGGAAGGGTTATGGTCTGAAGAAGGCTCTTGGTCACAAAGAGTGAAGTCGATGCCTTTAAAAACTTTCTTGAAGGATAAGAAGCATGTTATAGTTTGGGATGACATAGAAATGGATGTTGGCTTGAAGATCTTGCTTAGCAAACTCCCAAAAACATCAAATGGGAGTCGGATGATCTTGATCACTCGATATGAAAGGGGACTTACAGATCTACAGAAGAAGGGCATTCATCTAACACTGCAATTACGTGATGATGATGAGAGCTGGGCACTGTTTAAGCATATTTTGAAGATAGACATGCCCCAAGGACTGCTATATCTTAGAAGAGACATTGTGACTACATGCTGTGGGTTGCCACTTGCCATAAAAAAACTAGCAGATATTCTGTCATGTAAGGACACAACCACTGAGGAGTGGTCCAGTGTTCTTTAGCAGCTCAATAGAGACTAAGAATTTTGGTCTCCCACCCTGtatagaattaataatgatttgcCCTTGCATATGAAACGATGTCTCTTGGATTATTTCCTCAGAACTTTGAGATCCCAGCACGAAGATTGATTGTATTATGGGTTGCAGAGGGCTTGGTGCATCCAATGGAGGAGAAAGAAGCTCCTGAAGATGTAGCTGAGAGGTACTTGACAATGTTGATAGGCCAGTGCCTGGCTCTCAAGTGATAAAGAAGAAGCTCGATGGAAAAGTTCAGGCATGTCGCCTGCCTGATCCTATAAGACGACACTGGTTTTTGAAAGCCAAGGAAGCTACATTTCTTCGGGGTCATAAGAACCCATGGCCATCTAAGATTTATTCGGGCACTGGTATGGTCCGTCGTCTTGCTGATCATCTTAATAAAGGAGATGACAGCTTTAATCAAATTCATGGTGACCAAAtacttcttctatttttctgcGATCTCAGTATCAAGATACCATCTCCTTCTTATCATTTGATACTCGAGAAGGAAGCCAACCAGGAGAAGACATAGGAAACTTTCTTCATCAATGTATTTCTAACAGTTGCTTTCTGTTGCTGCGAGTGCTTGGTCTTGAACTGGTGTACCAACCTAAGTTGCCTGAGGCACTGGAGTTGCTAACTCACTTGAGGTACCTTGGCTTAAGGAAAACAAAGCTGGATATGCTTTTGCCATCAGTTTGCAAGTTACTAAACCTCCAAACACTGGATGTGAAGCATACTCGTATCAGAACTCTTCCTAATTCTATTTGGGAGATGCAGCAACTGCGACACTTATACTTGAGCGAGAATTACTACAGTCAGTTTATGCCTCAACCAAGCACCAACTCTCTAACCACACTCCAAACACTGTGGGCCTGTTAGTAAATGAGGAGACTCCAGTGAAGGATGGCTTGGACAGGTTGATCAATCTAAGAAAATTGGAAGTGGCGTTCCAGTTAACAAATTCTCAGCACGAGGCAATGTCTTCACAACTGGATGCAGTGGCTGAGTGGGTTCAAAATCTGAACCATCTTCAATCTTTAAGGCTGAAAGTATCTGATGAAAAGAATCAACCTTGGGATCTAGACTTGAGGCCTTTGTCTGGTCATGTGAATCTCTGAAGAGTTTATTTGCTCGGGCGGTTAAGGAACCCATGTATGGTTTCCAAATTCCCACAAAACCTCACTGACCTTACCCTGTCATGGTCAGAGTTAACAGAAGACCCAATGCAAACATTGGATAAGCTCTCCAACTTAAGAGTTCTTAGGTTATTGCACAGATCCTATATAGGGAAACACATGCTTTGCACATTAAGAGGCTTTCAAGAGCTTCGAGTTCTAAAACTATGGGTGCTGGAATGACGAGAGGAGTGGAATGTAGAGAAACGAGCGCTACAAGTTCTTAGAGAACTAGAGGTTAGGTCCTGTAGAAGGTTGAAGACCCTCCCTGAAGAATTAAGGCAGGGGATTTTCCTGAAAGCAGAGTTCAATAGGTAGGATTAGATCAAGGGAAATCAAAGCCAAGATTGTCATGAGACTGCACACAATTCCAGCTCTGCAATCTGCCTGTTTGCTTTTGCCTATGATATCACTGCTTATATGGCTGTATCTAGATTGGATGTAGTAAGGAAGCAATGGCTGTCTCCACCTTTCTTATCTCCTGTCTTTTTGAGCTTTGTTTTGTCCATTAgtggttaaaataaaaaaaatgtaatcatTTGAAATTGGGTTTCTGCCCCTTTTGCTTGCAATATGATTGTTACAGTTAATGCAGCTTTTCTTATACTCATGGTTTGCACTTCAAAGCAACCTATTATATACTTTTCAATAGAAGTTAACATAGGGACCTTGGTATAGAGAAATTGAGAAACTTTTCTGCATTAAGTAGCGCCCACTGGTGGGATTGAATGGTAAAACCATCCTAGTTGTAGGAGAAAATGATGCTCCAAGTGGCTACTGGGCTAGTCACTTTCATGAACAAATTTGTGATCACAGATACACATTTGCCATACAAAATGATCATGGTGAGGACCTGGATTCACAAGATGCATGTCGTATCCTTTACATAAAAGCAGAGACTAAAATTTCAGACCTACTAATATCAAGTATATCAAAATTGGAGCCTAGTAAAATCACAGCATaacacataaaaaatataatattacaacATATAAGAAAGGTGGAGGATATTCCATGTGCTTGCAGGGTTCAATTGAGTAATCAAGGAAAATCCTTTGTCTTTTACAAAGGTATTGGTGGCATTCTGTTCAACTTTATTTCTGTTGCCCTGTTTTGTTCACAACCTAAACTTTATGGTTCTAGAACTGAAGGCTTCATTTGTGTGAAGCTTTCTTGTTCATTTCCATTACATGTTCTGCATCTCTGGCTAAGCATATCACACGCTTTATGTTTCAGTATATTTTGGTCATGAGTTTGATTTAAATTGCATTGCAAATGCTACCCTCCTCTCCTTCAAATCCTGAACTCCAAATAGACATTGGAGTGAGATTTTTTCACCCAGCTATATGAGTTAAATTAGGTTTCAACAGAAATTCACATAAATTATTTGGAATAAGAGATTGGCTGTTTTGTAAGTCTCAGGAAGCTTACAATTAGATCTGCAAATAAGCACTTGAAAGTGTTGAAAAAGTGGAAAGCATCATGCAAAAGGGTCACCTATTGTTGTTTCGTCTATCACCATCCCCAGTGAAATCCTAAATCCATCTGCTTCATTTGGACTATACTCATATAATCAAATTTACCACGTTATTGTTGAGGATGGCAGGAGACACTTGTTGTATCCCATGACCACATTCTTGTTGAGGATGCCATTACCATATAGATAGAGAACTCATGGCAGAGAGATACAGAGGGTGGTAGAGGAACTCTCTGTCTGCTCCCTCAAGTACCAGCAGCCTTGACTGGTTTTAGGCATCTTACAGAGAAATCAGGTGTTCCTTTGCTTGGTATTGCAATTAATCACACCCTGATTGTTCTACAGATTTGATACAAACTAACCATACAGCTTCTGGTGTGGGGGATGAGCAGATAATATATATTCTCTTTTGAGGTGAAATTTTATTCACTTACTTTAATATAATTTCCAGATGGAGTCTATAGTTGAAGACCCAACCTCAAACCAAGCTTGAAGAAATAAACTCAAGCTCAGCTTGTCCAACACTAGACAAGGTTGAATTCAAAGATTCAACTTGTCCAATGCTAACCAAGGTTGATTATGCTATTATTGTAATTCTCTCCTTTGATCATCAAAAACTGAATTCAGCTGCACGCTCCAAAGGATCCTGCAGGCATAAAAAATCCCTGACTTTTTTCTGTCTCCTTTGACTTCCAATGTTGTGCAGCTTGGTTTCTAACTGTTAATGTACCTCCTCTCTTGAAAAAACTCTCTGGTCTCAGTGCAGCTGGTTGAAATCCGACATATCCAATTCCATAGAGCAGAATAAAGGGGCATAACAGAGACTGGTATAAGATTACGTAGGCAAAATACCTCAAATTATTTGTTTGACTGTCCAGAAGTGCTAGTGAAACTTAACAGCACTCTAGATTTTACAGGTATATTAGACATTGTTCTGTATTGCATATGATTCTTTCTTTTGGTAAGAAGTTTCtactctattttattttctgtgTCAATGTTGTTTGTAATGcgagaaagaaaagaatttcaTAGTacaagttttgaatttttttattgtcgGAAGCCCCAGCAATTAAACTAATCTGCTAAAAACTGTGCCTAACAGAATAATTTAGCTTGGAATAATCCATGGACTACAGGCCTACTCTCAGTAATCGAGGACAATCATCTATCATTTAGGCCTTGTATTTTTCTGGCATTCTGGAAACTGTATTTCAATTGCCTTGTTTCAATCACCCGAACCACAAGTTAAATTCATGGTTCCAAAAACAGAGTCTTAGTTGGGTGAAAGCTTGGCTGTTTTATTTCCAGAATCCACATTGAGCAtaccaaaagaagaagaagaagaagaagaagaagaagaagaagatggagtATAACAGGTTGAAGTTCAGGAAGCAGAACAGAGATACCCATCTCATGGCACAAAGCATTATAGGGAGGGTGTTAGAGAAACTCTTTGTTCTGCTCCTTCGAGAACCAGCACCTTTGGTTGGAGTCGAAGAACAGTTCCAATGGATCCATAGGGAATTGAGCACTGGGACTGAATCCCGTTTTGGCTTCACAGAGGAATTAATAGATGTCGCCTATGATGTAGAGGATGTCATCGACCTCCTTATACTCAAAGCAGCAGCGCAAGGAAGGAGAAGAGGAATTCTTGAAGgtttcattttgtttatttgtgATTTCATTGATCAATCTCAACTTCACAAGAAGCTGGAACTGATTAAAGTTAAGATCCCTGCTCTTCCTCCTCCAGTTGTAATACCATGTGCTCGAAGCCATTCTGCAGACATTGAAGAAATAGACTGGGCGTGCTCCAGCTCAGTACAGGATCAAAGCCTAGCCAATACAGTTGTCTCCCCCGTCATAGAGAAAGCTACAGCTCTGCTAGCTCAGGAGTACATTCATCCTGAAGTGAAGAAGAAGGTCAGGCGGGTACAAGACAAGTTCAGTTTGATGAATGGTTTTCTCAAAGATATAGAGGCTGTAGAACTAGATGACAGAGGAATGGTTTGGATGGAGGAACTGTGTGATATTTCTCGTTCTGCAGTCGATGTCATCGGGTTATTCATTAACAGAAGAGAACAGCTCAAAAGGAATTGGGGAGGACCTTTGATGAGAGTCATTCTGGCTTTAGACAATTTTCTATCTCAGCATGAGTTTTCCATCCAGATGGACCAACTGCATACCAAGCTCCTGGACATCTCTGCAAGAAGGCCAAAGATAGTCCATGGAGATAGTCGAAGCAGAGAGGTAGGTATTTCATTTTCTGAACTACTACAAAAGCTAAGGGAGCGTCGAATACAGCTAGAACAGGGGGTTGAGAACCTGGATTTCGTCAGCTTTGATGATGATGTACACGCCCTGGTGACACGGTTGCTGGCAGATGATAACCATTTCTTTGTGGTTTCAGTTGTGGGCATGGAAGGTACTGGTAAGACAACACTAGCAAAGTTGATCTATCACAATGATGCTGTTGTCAATCATTTCCATTATCGTGCTTTTGGTTTTGAACTTCTCAAAGATGTCAGGAAACCGTTCGGAGAGCCAGGCTCTTCGATGTCACCAGAAAAAAGGGCGCAACCATTCAAAGCTTTCTTGGCTGATAAGAGGTGTCTCATAGTTCTGGATGATGCCCACGATGAAAGTTTCAAGAATGAAATGATAACAGCACTCCGGGACACATCAAATGGGTGTAGAATGATTTTGACATCTTGGGTTACAGAACTACCATCAAACCTCCAAATAGGAAGTCTTTACTATGGACTAAGACTACGAAGAGATGATGAGAGTTGGACATTGTTTACCCATGCAATGAAGATAAGCATACCCCAAGAACTGCTAAAGTTTAGAAGGGAAATCGTGAGAAGATGTGGAGGATTGCCACGGGTGATTGTAAAATTGGCAAATGCATTGTCACAGAAGGAAGCAACAATCGAGGAGTGGTCTAGTGTGCTGCAACAGCTGGATGGAGATCAAGATCTTTGGTCCAATGCTTTGAGCAGGATTAATAAGGATTTGCCCTTGTATATGAAGCGCTGTCTGTTTTATTTT
This region of Vitis vinifera cultivar Pinot Noir 40024 chromosome 5, ASM3070453v1 genomic DNA includes:
- the LOC104879462 gene encoding putative disease resistance RPP13-like protein 2, which codes for MVPTQTVVGMQGIGKTTLAKLVYNNDAVVDHFPYRAFVSCNYKEALEVIAKQMGIPSSWKEDNRSNVEKAEVEGLWSEEGSWSQRVKSMPLKTFLKDKKHVIVWDDIEMDVGLKILLSKLPKTSNGSRMILITRYERGLTDLQKKGIHLTLQLRDDDESWALFKHILKIDMPQGLLYLRRDIVTTCCGLPLAIKKLADILSCKDTTTEEWSSVL
- the LOC132252529 gene encoding probable disease resistance RPP8-like protein 2, which encodes MEYNRLKFRKQNRDTHLMAQSIIGRVLEKLFVLLLREPAPLVGVEEQFQWIHRELSTGTESRFGFTEELIDVAYDVEDVIDLLILKAAAQGRRRGILEGFILFICDFIDQSQLHKKLELIKVKIPALPPPVVIPCARSHSADIEEIDWACSSSVQDQSLANTVVSPVIEKATALLAQEYIHPEVKKKVRRVQDKFSLMNGFLKDIEAVELDDRGMVWMEELCDISRSAVDVIGLFINRREQLKRNWGGPLMRVILALDNFLSQHEFSIQMDQLHTKLLDISARRPKIVHGDSRSREVGISFSELLQKLRERRIQLEQGVENLDFVSFDDDVHALVTRLLADDNHFFVVSVVGMEGTGKTTLAKLIYHNDAVVNHFHYRAFGFELLKDVRKPFGEPGSSMSPEKRAQPFKAFLADKRCLIVLDDAHDESFKNEMITALRDTSNGCRMILTSWVTELPSNLQIGSLYYGLRLRRDDESWTLFTHAMKISIPQELLKFRREIVRRCGGLPRVIVKLANALSQKEATIEEWSSVLQQLDGDQDLWSNALSRINKDLPLYMKRCLFYFGLFPKDLDIPARRLIMLWVAEGLVQPEGGNEAPEDVAERYLIKLIAQGMVQVTQKKLDGTVKTCRLPYVLQQEWLAKTQEATFLQYHAKTRSELSPSTGLIRRLVDHLDNEDVSFGHIHGDENTTSTSLKPHYQDVLSFLSFDAREGSKPGEDVGNFLHECISSSCFLLLRVLDLEHVFRPKLPKQLGKLTRLRYIGLRWTFLQMLPSSISKLQNLQTLDLKHTYIDTLPSSIWKVQQLRHLYLSESYRSKFMLRPRVGSLTSLQTLWGLFVDEETPVKNGLDRLVNIRKLSLTCRLTPSQDEAMLQQLEAVSNWVLKLNHLQSLRLKSDDADNQPWDLDLKPLSGHANLSRVYLLGRLKNPSIVSEFPESLTDLTLSGSRLTEDPMQTLDKLPNLKILRLLSKSYVGKEMLCSLGGFPKLRILKLWKLELLEEWNVEEGALQALHDLEIRSCLKLKMLPQGLRQRTLWNLKLTDMPNDFTT